The Hyalangium gracile genome contains a region encoding:
- a CDS encoding IS1182 family transposase, with product MSTGSTKAPEQGALLEVEAIEKPERPEQPTEASGRYVSPRPFRPWQPEQGQLLPQYTRQVLGEKHLACFFADLAEVLDFSPILKAYTKECGQPAYHPVMMTLLLMYAYSRGVSSSREIERRCETDLGFRYLSGGERPDHDTLCAFRVRHLEAFRALFVDTLRVAQEAGLKKVGHLSVDGTKVKANASKHKAMSYGRMQESIQKLDEQVKRLLEEAAALDEQEQARYGKGIRGDELPEELTDPATRAEKLKQARNRLEADKKVALAVEKEQRIEKIRRAQQELEEEARQKAQAQGEKAEEAVVDPKAQRNFTDPESRIMPRDGSFQQSYNAQVAVDADTQFILAQEVGQSPNDVRQLEPMVSQVQANTGLVPEQLSADSGYFCREDIEKVQAMGVEPFVAVGRAKHGQEPETAPRGRIPKGLSFKERMGRKLRTKKGKRAYARRKVTAEPVIGQVKNGVLKRFSLRGLFKVRGEFSLACAVHNLKKLCKPPVLPRSHECPGGDTP from the coding sequence ATGAGCACCGGCTCGACGAAGGCGCCCGAACAGGGGGCACTGCTGGAGGTGGAAGCCATTGAGAAGCCCGAGAGGCCGGAGCAGCCGACGGAGGCGAGCGGGCGCTATGTGTCCCCGCGACCGTTCCGGCCGTGGCAGCCGGAGCAGGGGCAGTTGCTGCCGCAGTACACGCGCCAGGTGCTGGGAGAGAAGCACCTGGCGTGCTTCTTCGCGGACTTGGCCGAGGTGCTGGACTTCAGCCCCATCCTGAAGGCGTACACGAAGGAGTGCGGGCAGCCGGCCTACCACCCGGTGATGATGACGCTGCTGCTGATGTACGCGTACTCGCGAGGGGTGAGCAGTAGCCGGGAGATAGAGCGGCGGTGCGAGACGGACCTGGGGTTCCGGTACCTGAGCGGCGGAGAGAGGCCGGACCACGACACGCTGTGTGCCTTCCGGGTGAGGCACCTGGAGGCGTTCCGAGCGCTGTTCGTGGATACGCTGCGTGTGGCGCAAGAGGCCGGACTGAAGAAAGTAGGGCACCTGTCGGTGGACGGCACGAAGGTGAAAGCCAACGCCAGCAAGCACAAGGCGATGAGCTACGGGAGGATGCAGGAGTCCATCCAGAAGCTGGACGAGCAGGTGAAGCGGTTGTTGGAGGAGGCCGCGGCGCTGGATGAGCAGGAGCAGGCTCGCTATGGGAAGGGGATCCGAGGCGATGAGCTGCCCGAGGAGCTCACCGACCCTGCGACGCGAGCCGAGAAGCTGAAGCAGGCGCGCAACCGGCTGGAGGCGGACAAGAAGGTGGCGCTGGCGGTGGAGAAGGAGCAGCGCATCGAGAAGATCCGCAGGGCCCAGCAGGAGTTGGAGGAAGAGGCACGCCAGAAGGCTCAAGCCCAAGGGGAGAAGGCGGAGGAGGCGGTGGTGGACCCGAAGGCTCAGCGCAACTTCACCGACCCGGAGTCACGCATCATGCCTCGGGACGGCAGCTTCCAGCAGTCCTACAACGCGCAGGTGGCGGTGGATGCGGACACGCAGTTCATCCTGGCGCAAGAGGTGGGGCAGAGCCCCAACGACGTGAGGCAGTTGGAGCCGATGGTGTCGCAGGTGCAGGCCAACACGGGGCTGGTGCCGGAGCAACTGAGCGCCGACTCGGGCTACTTCTGCCGCGAAGACATCGAGAAGGTGCAGGCGATGGGGGTGGAGCCCTTCGTGGCCGTGGGGCGCGCCAAGCATGGCCAGGAGCCGGAGACGGCACCACGAGGACGTATCCCCAAGGGCCTGAGTTTCAAGGAGCGGATGGGGCGCAAGCTGCGGACGAAGAAGGGAAAGCGAGCGTACGCGCGGCGCAAGGTGACGGCCGAGCCCGTCATCGGCCAGGTCAAGAACGGAGTGCTCAAGCGCTTCTCGCTGCGGGGGCTGTTCAAGGTGCGCGGGGAGTTCTCCCTGGCGTGCGCGGTCCACAACCTCAAGAAGCTGTGTAAGCCACCGGTCCTTCCCAGGTCGCACGAGTGCCCTGGGGGTGATACCCCCTGA